The following proteins come from a genomic window of Coffea eugenioides isolate CCC68of unplaced genomic scaffold, Ceug_1.0 ScVebR1_1246;HRSCAF=2066, whole genome shotgun sequence:
- the LOC113755146 gene encoding uncharacterized protein LOC113755146, whose protein sequence is MPRSSRTGELQYNPEIEKTARALRKATRERVEASSSSTGHNSVVDFVDSFSETEEINSSMANERTLRELAAPDLNQQPLCITYPILDVEFELKSGLIHLLPSFHGLSGEDLHKHLKEFYVVCSTMKPQGVTEEQIKLRVFPFSLADKAKDWLYYLPSGSISTWTDMKKHFLEKFFPASRAASIKKDICEIRQFNGETLHEYWERFKGKKSANAQQFGDRQDNTTRRVNELAIGQTQQLKTCGICYGSSHPTDMCPTLQDDSTEQANAVGFPGPPQRRYDPYANTYNPGWRDHPNFSYAARPPGFPQQPQYQPRPQLSQQQSAPKSVNRLESQLSGKLPSQTIVNPKKNASAITLKSGKELPKPSKRISEQAIEEELEKEGNVSQPRALEQPDFGEKSTQVVTPPPPFPSRLAKSKKQEQE, encoded by the exons ATGCCtagatcttctcgtacaggtgaactGCAATATAATCCTGAGATAGAGAAGACTGCTCGTGCATTGAGAAAAGCAACAAGAGAACGAGTAGAGGCATCCTCCTCATCTACTGGACATAATtcagtagtagattttgtggatTCATTTAGTGAGACGGAAGAGATAAATAGCAGCATGGCTAATGAACGGACATTGAGAGAATTGGCTGCACCAGATTTAAATCAACAGCCTCTATGCATTACTTATCCTATATTAGATGTTGAATTTGAGTTGAAATCTGGACTAATCCATTTACTTCCTTCTTTTCATGGCTTATCAGGTGAAGATCTCCACAAGCATCTCAAAGAATTCTATGTGGTTTGCTCGACAATGAAACCCCAGGGAGTCACAGaggagcaaattaaattaagagtctttccattttccttagccgaTAAAGCTAAGGATTGGCTCTATTATCTGCCCTCTGGGTCAATATCCACATGGACAGACATGAAGAAGCATTTCctagaaaaattctttcctgCATCCCGAGCTGCAAGCATTAAGAAAGACATCTGTGAAATTCGACAATTCAATGGAGAGACTCTACATGAATATTGGGAAAGATTCAA AGGCAAGAAGTCTGCAAATGCTCAACAATTTGGAGACAGGCAGGATAACACAACTCGTAGAGTCAATGAG TTAGCTATAGGACAAACGCAGCAATTGAAAACATGTGGAATCTGCTATGGTTCGAGTCATCCAACAGATATGTGCCCCACACTCCAAGATGATTCGACTGAGCAGGCTAATGCAGTTGGATTTCCAGGACCACCTCAGAGGCGGTATGATCCCTATGCAAACACCTATAATCCAGGATGGAGGGATCATCCTAATTTTAGTTATGCAGCAAGGCCACCAGGATTTCCACAACAGCCACAATATCAACCTAGACCTCAACTTTCACAGCAACAATCTGCTCCTAAATCAG TCAATAGATTGGAGTCCCAATTATCTGGAAAGCTACCCTCGCAGACAATTGTTAACCCCAAGAAAAATGCTAGTGCCATCACATTAAAAAGTGGCAAAGAGTTACCTAAGCCGAGCAAGAGAATTTCTGAACAAGCAATCGAGGAAGAGCTCGAAAAAGAGGGAAATGTGTCTCAACCTAGGGCCTTGGAACAaccagattttggagaaaaatcaacACAAGTGGTTACACCTCCGCCTCCATTTCCTAGTCGACTGGCAAAGTCCAAAAAACAAGAGCAAGAATAG